The Chitinivorax tropicus genome segment AACGGCGCCAAAATCAAGGCCCGCGCGTATTCTTCCTCCCAAACCGATGGCAGTGGCGCGTTGGGCGGTGCCTGGATGAAATCCTGGGGATCATCTGGTATCGGCATCGCCAATTGCACCAGCGGCATCAGTTGCAATGAAACCCAGGCCCCCAACCATAGCATTGATACACAAGGTAAAAATGACTTCCTGCTACTGGAATTCGACGATTTTTACACCGTCAATGACTTCAAGATCGGCTGGAGCGGTCGTGACTATAGCTCCAGTTACGATTCAGACATCCAGCTCTGGTCTGGCCCAGCATCCGGTGCAGCAGGCCTGGATCTGACGGGTGCGTGCATCAGCGGCTGTGCAACAACGCTGGCATCCCTTGGATTCACCAGCACCAAGGTCTTCAATGATGTCATCACCGATCAAAGCAACCC includes the following:
- a CDS encoding PEP-CTERM sorting domain-containing protein, translating into MKTGKILSIAMALSVVTAAPAFAANMPVSWSFASASDSTYASSLTLTGANGAKIKARAYSSSQTDGSGALGGAWMKSWGSSGIGIANCTSGISCNETQAPNHSIDTQGKNDFLLLEFDDFYTVNDFKIGWSGRDYSSSYDSDIQLWSGPASGAAGLDLTGACISGCATTLASLGFTSTKVFNDVITDQSNPVTGLNKSRYLLVSGALNSGDNDYFKFKSVSGARGLVPEPESLALLGLGLAGLGLVRRRKR